The genomic segment TCTATCACTCAATTGATACTCGCCGTCACCGAGCGGTCGCCATTGGTATTTCATATCGGTTAAGTTAACAAAGAAGTCGTTACTCAGTACGCCCACTTGATCGGTGAACACACCGTGTGGTGCTTGACCATAGTTGGTGCCAAGAACACGCATACCACCGACAAGCACTGTCATTTCCACCGCGCTTAGACCCAAAAGTTGCGTACGTTCTAGTAATAACTCTTCCGCTGAAACCGTAAAGTCTGCTTTCAGCCAATTGCGATAACCATCGTGTACCGGCTCCAGAACATCAAATGACTCTGCGTCGGTCATTGCATCGGTTGCATCGCCACGCCCTTGGGCAAAAGGCACCGTGACATCAAAACCACCTTGTTTCGCTGCGGCTTCGACGGCGGCACTGCCTGCCAACACAATCAAATCTGCCATGCTGATCGGCGAGCCGAGTTTGCTCTTGATCGCCTCAAGTTCCGATAACACTTTGTCTAAGCGCTCTGGCTCATTACCTTGCCAAGCTTTTTGCGGAGCGAGGCGAATACGTGCACCATTGGCACCGCCACGACGGTCAGAGCCGCGGTAAGTACGCGCACTGTCCCATGCCGTAGTAATGAAATCCGCTAACGGCAGCGAACTCTCAACCACCGCCGCTTTTAACGCGTTAATATCGTCTTCGCTTAAGGTGTAATCTACCGCTGGAATAGGATCTTGCCAGATCAGATCTTCTTGCGGAACATCCGCTCCCACATAACGACTCTTCGGACCCAGATCTCTGTGCGTCAGCTTGAACCAAGCTCGGGTAAAGACTTCTTCAAAGTAGGCGGGATCTTTATGGAAGCGTTCTGCAATCTTGCGATACTCAGGGTCAAATTTGAGTGCCATATCCGCATCCGTCATCATTGGATTACGGCGAACGTTTGGATTCTCCGCATCAACGGGCATGTCTTTTTCTTCAATATTGACCGGCTCCCACTGCCACGCACCCGCAGGGCTCTTGGTTGTCCACCAATCGTATTTCAGTAGTAGCTCAAAGTAGCCGTGATCCCATTGTGTTGGATTGGTTGTCCATGCGCCTTCCAGGCCACTGGTTACGGTGTCAGCACCTATGCCTCGCGTTGTTTTGTTGAGCCAACCTAAACCTTGGTCTTCAATATCTGCGCCTTCTGGCTCTGGACCTAGGCGTGCAGCATCGCCATTACCGTGACATTTACCCACCGTGTGCCCACCAGCGGTCAGTGCCACGGTTTCTTCATCGTTCATTGCCATGCGAGCAAAAGTAACACGCACATCATGAGCGGTTTTAATCGGATCGGGCTTGCCATCCACACCTTCTGGGTTGACATAGATAAGACCCATCATGACCGCGGCCAGTGGATTCTCTAAATCACGCTCACCCGAGTAGCGATTGCCTTCACCACCCGACGGTTGCAGCCACTCTTTCTCTGCGCCCCAATAAATGTCTTTTTCTGGCTGCCAGATATCCTCACGACCACCAGAGAAACCAAACGTTTTCAGTCCCATCGACTCATAAGCCATATTACCGGCCAAAATCATCAAATCGGCCCAAGACAGTTTATTGCCATATTTTTTCTTGATTGGCCACAAGATGCGGCGGGCTTTGTCTAGGTTTCCATTATCTGGCCAACTATTAAGAGGCGCGAAACGTTGATTACCGCGGCTTGCGCCACCTCGACCATCTGCCGTTCTATATGTACCGGCGGAGTGCCAAGCCATACGAATCATCAAACCACCGTAGTGACCCCAATCCGCGGGCCACCAATCTTGGCTTTCGGTCATAAGTTGTTTGAGATCTTGTTTGACCGCTTCGAGATCAAGCGAAGCAAAGGCCTTTGCATAATCAAATTCGGCACCCATGGGATCGGTCTTGCTATCGTGCTGATGCAAAATATCGAGGTTTAGACTTTTTGGCCACCAATTAAATTCTTGTGAAGACATATCTGTGTTCGCGCCATGCATGACCGGACACTTGCCTGTTTTGCCTTGATTACTCATAACTTCCCTCATTTGTGAATACCTACAAAGTACAAGGAGATAATAGCCAACAATCGAACATTTTGCGGCTATCATTGTAATAGGTTTTATCAATCTTTGATTTCACTTGATTTATACGACTTGATGGGGAAGAAATTCACTCATTGGGAAAAAGAATAATCCCGAAGAATTTGTGCTTTATTCAATCAGTGAAATTAGCACTTATTTCTTGATTTGGTGTGTTTCATTGTAAAAAAAACGGCACCGAAAGGTGCCGTTATACGAGTTCGATTGAGTCTGTTTTGTGCGACGATTAAGAATGAGCCTTGGTCGCCTTCGACGGTTTCGATCTTGGTTCGTCCATCAAACCTTTTACCAATGAAACCGAGGCAACAAGCAGGACAAGGGTAAATGGTAAACCTGTCGTCACCGCCATCGCTTGTGCGGCTGCCAGACCTCCGCCTAGCATCAGAGCAATCGCCACTAAGCCTTCAAATGTACACCAGAATACACGCTGAGGTGTCGGCGCATCGACCTTACCACCCGCCGCAATGGTATCAATCACCAGCGAACCAGAATCCGCAGAAGTGATAAAGAACACCACCACTAAGATGATACCCACCACAGACGTAAGTTGTGATAGCGGAAGGACATCCAGCATCGCAAACAGTTTTAATGGTAGCTCTGCATCAAACACCGCTTGATAACCATCGTTGACATATTGGCTGATTGCCGTGCCACCAAAGGCCGTCATCCACAGCACACAGACCGTTGATGGGATTAAGATAACGCAGACAATAAACTCACGTACCGTCCGACCACGAGAGATACGAGCGATAAACATACCAACAAACGGAGACCATGAGATCCACCACGCCCAATAGAACGCTGTCCAGCCTTGTGAATAGTTCACATCCTCACGACCAAACGGTAACGAAAGTGCGGTGATATTAGTTAAATATGCGCCGATATTATCAAAAAACCCGCTCATAATAGCCCATGTGGGTCCTACTATAATCACGAAAAATAGCAAGGCTGCCGCCACGGCCATGTTTAACTCAGATAGGCGCTTAACACCACCATCAAGACCAGCGACAACGGAAATCAGTGCCAATGCGGTAATAATGACGATCAGAACCACTTGAGTAATGTCTGTCATCGGAATGCCAAACAAATATTCTAAGCCTGTTGCTGCTTGAGAGGCACCGTAACCAAGAGAAGTGGCTAGACCGAATACCGTTGCGATAACCGCTAAAATATCAATCACATGCCCAACCCAACCCCACACTCTTTCTCCAAATAGAGGATAGAAAATAGAACGCATGGTTAAAGGCAAGCCTTTGTTAAACGAAAAGATAGCCAATCCGAGTGCCAGTAAGGCATAAATAGACCAAGGGTGTAACGCCCAGTGATAAATGGTTGCAGCCATACTCAAAGCGGTTGCCGCTTGAGTATCACCCTGTGCGCCACCTAATGGTGCCCAGTCGGTACGAACGCCGTCAACCGTCGTGATCCCGCCCAGTGAAGAGCTGAAGTGAGACATCGGCTCAGACACACCAAAGAACACTAGACCGATACCCATGCCCGCCGCGAATAACATCGCAAGCCAACCTGCATAGCTGTAATCGGGGGTAGCTTCTGTGCCGCCGATACGAACGCGACCTAGAGGTGTAACGATCAACAATAAACAGACAGCAACAAAAAAGTTGCCAGAAAGCAGAAAAAACCAATCCAGATTGGATACTAACCCGTTACGCAATTGAGCAAAAAACGGCTCTACCTGCTCACGGAAAATCAACGTTGCCAATACAAAAGATATGATCGCCAATCCAGATATCGCAAACACTCGGTTGTGAATATCTAAACCAAAAGGTCCTACTTTTAATGCTACGTTGTCTTGTCCTATTTGATAGTCAGTATCAATAGGGTTAACGCGACCATCCGGACGTTGGATGCCGCCGTTATTATCAGTGCTCACAATTATCTCCTTATAAACACTTGTTCAATTTAACCAAGTTTGTAGTCACCGAAAAAAGTCCGCTCGAAATCAAAAGCATCGAATTAGAATGTGCGGATGCTACCTGATGATATTACCTTTATGTTACGCATTTACTCATTTAAGTTCGTTATCACCATGAACAAAGCTGTTTATCGAACCAAGCTGTTTATCGAACCAAGCTGTTTATCGCCAACGGCAAATTTCAAGTTAGTCAGTCAACCAATTCCTATCTTGCTCAGTTTCATAAAGATTCAATATCCATTCGATATAAAAGAAACCCTTTTGCAACCGGATTTACCATCCGTTGCTCACAAGTCATTCTGAGATAGGAGCGAACGAATGCTAAATAATGGGTTATTAGTCGCCTTGTGTTTACTGGTCACCGCTTGTTCATCCGTCGATCGCAAAGCGAATAAAGAGTCGGAATATTATGCTCCATTGAACAGTGACTACATCCGCTATTGGGATGGTGAAACAAGCAAGCTGTTGTCGGCTAAGTACAATCAATACAATTCACAGCGCTTTCAAAATCGGTTGGATAAGGATGGAGTGCTGAACTATTTAGCACTGTCTGGAGGTGGATTTAATGGCGCATTCTCTGCGGGTATCCTCACCGCATGGAGTGACCAAGGAACCCGTCCGCAATTTGATGTCGTAACTGGGGTCTCCACTGGCGCTATTGTGTCGATATTTGCTTTCTTAGGCAGCGATTACGACCATGAGCTGAAGCAGCTTTATACCGAAACAGACTTCAACGACCTATTTGAGCAAAACAACGTCTTTTCAGCCTTCAGTGGTAAGGCGCTTTATGACAACAGTAAATTTGAGCAAAAAGTTCGTACCACCATTAATGACGAATTAGTGTCGCAGATTGCCTTTGAAAGTCGTCTTGGGCGTAAGTTGTTTATTGGCACTACCGACCTCGATAATCAAAAGTTAGCGATTTGGGATATCGGGCGAATTGCGGAATTTGGCAGTCCCAGAGCAACCGAGCTGATTCAAGATTTGGTGGTCGCCAGCAGTTCTGTTCCCGGCGCCTTCCCAGTCAAACGTATTCATCTCACCATCAATGGTGAAGAGTACGATGAATTGCATGTCGACGGTGGCATTGTCAGGCAGGTATTTTTTGCACCACAGTGGTTTAACATTGAGAATATGGCGGCAGGAGAGCAACAAAATCTCTATGTCATTCGCAACGGAGGTTTAGCCCCCAAATATCAGCAAACTGAGATCACTTTCACCGATATTTCCGCCCGCACGATCGACACTTTATTACTCAGCCAAGGTATTGGTGATATTGAGTTTATCTTTCACTACGCCAAACGATACGACATCAATTTCAATCTTGCCTACATTCAGTCGGACTTCCCCGATATCGAGCAAGAAGATCCCATGAGCAAAGCCTATATGCAGCGCTTATATCAATACTCTTATCAGAAGAAAAATCAGCACTCCGCTTGGAGCCAAGTACCGCCGTCACTGCGCTATTTGTATCACGATAACGACAAATTATTGGGGAAGTAGACATATTGTAAAAATAGAACGGTTAGAGAAATCGAACTATTGAAGAAAAAGAAAGAGCCGAGAAGTGACTTCTCGGCTCTAAACTTAGGGTCAAATTATGCTTCGGTGGCGACTTCTGCGGTGGCTTCGGTAAAAGCCTGATCGAGAAGTTGGATAATTTGCTCGGCTTCCGTTTCGTTCAGCGTTAACGGAGGACTTAAACACAAGGTGTTATTAAATTTGGCAAACGAGCGATTCGTACGACCAATAATCAATCCTTTCTTCATACACGTTGCAGCAACGCCAGCGGCGAATGCCTCATCGACCGGCTCTTTGCTCGCGCGATTTTTGACCAATTCTAAACCTAAGAATAAGCCTTTACCTCGGACATCACCGATCACTGGATGACGCTGTTTCAACCATTGCAACCTTGCAAACAGGTATTCACCTACTTTGGCACAGTTGTCGACTAGGTTTTCTTCTTCAAGGATCTTAAGATTTTCTAACGCCGCCGCTGGACCCACTGTACAACCGGCGTAGGTGCTGATGTCTCTAAAGTAATCAAACTTGTCGCTTGGATTTTGTTTAAACAGATCAAACACTTCTTCTGTCGTCACAGTACAAGAAATGGCGGCATACGCTGACGCTACACCTTTCGCCATAGTGACAATATCAGGCTTGATGCCGTAATGCTGATAACCAAACCATTTACCGGTTCGACCCATACCACACACCACTTCATCGACATGAATTAAAATATCGTATTTTTTACAGATTCGTTGAATCTCTTCGTAATAACCTTTCGGTGGCGTGATCACCCCACCACCTGCCGTAATCGGCTCGATAACAATCGCGCCAACGGTGTCGGGACCCTCGCGTAAGATCACATCTTCCAGTTGCTGGGCCGCTTGTAATCCATAATCTTCTACCGGCCCAAACTGACTGCGATATTCACAACAGTGAGGAAACTCAACAAAGCCGGGCGTAAACGGACCATACTGGTTACGTCGTTCTTCTTGCCCTGTTGAGCTTAAGCAACTGATGGTGGTGCCATGATAATCACGTTCGCGATACAAGATCTTATGCTTTTTGCCGCCATACTTTTTATGCGCGATCTGGCGGACAATTTTGTAGGCTTTTTCATTCGCTTCGGAACCCGAGTTAGAGAAATACACTCGACTCATCCCCGGCATCTTTTCTATCAGTTTACTAGCAAACTCAGCGGTCACTGGGTTGCCTGCGGTTCCAGCAAAGAAATTCAGTTTCACCGCTTGCTGTTTCATCGCCTCAGCAATTCGCTCTCGACCATAACCGACATTGACACACCAAACACCGCCTGAACTGGCGTCAAGATAACGTTTACCGTTGATGTCCCAGACATAAATGCCTTTGCCGCTCGACATCACCAGCGGGTCTTGTTTCTCAAACGGTGCATGTTGCGTGATATGGTGCCAAACATGCTGCTTATCCCAATCGACAATACGATCTCGCTGTTCCTGTTGAACATCTTGTAAGCTTGTCACTGTTGAATCCAATTCCATCATCGATTCCTCCCTGTTTTTTTCCACCTTAGACAAAGAGGTCACAATCACCATAGATCCAGTTGTGGCTATTTTTGGTGACAGCCTTAGATCTCCCCATAAGCAAACACCGAAATTGTTGGCATGGATGATGCTGTCAATCCGTATATTTTCAGTGGCATAGCAAATCGACTTGCTCTGATTGAGACGTCAAGGATGGGAGGATAAAGAAATGAAAAGTGATTTCCTGATGCATATTCAGTTTTCACCAGAACGAAGCTTACAAGAGCAAATTCGAGAACATTTATTGGCGGCTATGCGCAACGGAGTGTTTGCCGACAACGCCCTTCCGTCCTGTAGAAAATTAGCCTCAC from the Vibrio hippocampi genome contains:
- the katG gene encoding catalase/peroxidase HPI, which encodes MSNQGKTGKCPVMHGANTDMSSQEFNWWPKSLNLDILHQHDSKTDPMGAEFDYAKAFASLDLEAVKQDLKQLMTESQDWWPADWGHYGGLMIRMAWHSAGTYRTADGRGGASRGNQRFAPLNSWPDNGNLDKARRILWPIKKKYGNKLSWADLMILAGNMAYESMGLKTFGFSGGREDIWQPEKDIYWGAEKEWLQPSGGEGNRYSGERDLENPLAAVMMGLIYVNPEGVDGKPDPIKTAHDVRVTFARMAMNDEETVALTAGGHTVGKCHGNGDAARLGPEPEGADIEDQGLGWLNKTTRGIGADTVTSGLEGAWTTNPTQWDHGYFELLLKYDWWTTKSPAGAWQWEPVNIEEKDMPVDAENPNVRRNPMMTDADMALKFDPEYRKIAERFHKDPAYFEEVFTRAWFKLTHRDLGPKSRYVGADVPQEDLIWQDPIPAVDYTLSEDDINALKAAVVESSLPLADFITTAWDSARTYRGSDRRGGANGARIRLAPQKAWQGNEPERLDKVLSELEAIKSKLGSPISMADLIVLAGSAAVEAAAKQGGFDVTVPFAQGRGDATDAMTDAESFDVLEPVHDGYRNWLKADFTVSAEELLLERTQLLGLSAVEMTVLVGGMRVLGTNYGQAPHGVFTDQVGVLSNDFFVNLTDMKYQWRPLGDGEYQLSDRQSGEAAWKASRVDLVFGSNSVLRAYAELYAQDDNKEKFVTDFISAWVKVMNADRFDLKA
- a CDS encoding patatin-like phospholipase family protein; this translates as MLNNGLLVALCLLVTACSSVDRKANKESEYYAPLNSDYIRYWDGETSKLLSAKYNQYNSQRFQNRLDKDGVLNYLALSGGGFNGAFSAGILTAWSDQGTRPQFDVVTGVSTGAIVSIFAFLGSDYDHELKQLYTETDFNDLFEQNNVFSAFSGKALYDNSKFEQKVRTTINDELVSQIAFESRLGRKLFIGTTDLDNQKLAIWDIGRIAEFGSPRATELIQDLVVASSSVPGAFPVKRIHLTINGEEYDELHVDGGIVRQVFFAPQWFNIENMAAGEQQNLYVIRNGGLAPKYQQTEITFTDISARTIDTLLLSQGIGDIEFIFHYAKRYDINFNLAYIQSDFPDIEQEDPMSKAYMQRLYQYSYQKKNQHSAWSQVPPSLRYLYHDNDKLLGK
- a CDS encoding aminotransferase family protein, with translation MMELDSTVTSLQDVQQEQRDRIVDWDKQHVWHHITQHAPFEKQDPLVMSSGKGIYVWDINGKRYLDASSGGVWCVNVGYGRERIAEAMKQQAVKLNFFAGTAGNPVTAEFASKLIEKMPGMSRVYFSNSGSEANEKAYKIVRQIAHKKYGGKKHKILYRERDYHGTTISCLSSTGQEERRNQYGPFTPGFVEFPHCCEYRSQFGPVEDYGLQAAQQLEDVILREGPDTVGAIVIEPITAGGGVITPPKGYYEEIQRICKKYDILIHVDEVVCGMGRTGKWFGYQHYGIKPDIVTMAKGVASAYAAISCTVTTEEVFDLFKQNPSDKFDYFRDISTYAGCTVGPAAALENLKILEEENLVDNCAKVGEYLFARLQWLKQRHPVIGDVRGKGLFLGLELVKNRASKEPVDEAFAAGVAATCMKKGLIIGRTNRSFAKFNNTLCLSPPLTLNETEAEQIIQLLDQAFTEATAEVATEA
- a CDS encoding BCCT family transporter, whose protein sequence is MSTDNNGGIQRPDGRVNPIDTDYQIGQDNVALKVGPFGLDIHNRVFAISGLAIISFVLATLIFREQVEPFFAQLRNGLVSNLDWFFLLSGNFFVAVCLLLIVTPLGRVRIGGTEATPDYSYAGWLAMLFAAGMGIGLVFFGVSEPMSHFSSSLGGITTVDGVRTDWAPLGGAQGDTQAATALSMAATIYHWALHPWSIYALLALGLAIFSFNKGLPLTMRSIFYPLFGERVWGWVGHVIDILAVIATVFGLATSLGYGASQAATGLEYLFGIPMTDITQVVLIVIITALALISVVAGLDGGVKRLSELNMAVAAALLFFVIIVGPTWAIMSGFFDNIGAYLTNITALSLPFGREDVNYSQGWTAFYWAWWISWSPFVGMFIARISRGRTVREFIVCVILIPSTVCVLWMTAFGGTAISQYVNDGYQAVFDAELPLKLFAMLDVLPLSQLTSVVGIILVVVFFITSADSGSLVIDTIAAGGKVDAPTPQRVFWCTFEGLVAIALMLGGGLAAAQAMAVTTGLPFTLVLLVASVSLVKGLMDEPRSKPSKATKAHS